A genomic window from Glaciihabitans sp. INWT7 includes:
- the infB gene encoding translation initiation factor IF-2 has translation MAKPRVHEIAAELGIDSKKALEKLKEMGEFVKGPSSSIEPPVARKLRAALEADGIKAPEKAAAPAAPAAPARPTPAPVAEAPAAPAPSPAPAAPAAPVAETPAATPATPAAPAAEGSSIPRPGTARPGNNPFASTQGMQRPGAPRPGNNPYASTQGMNTRPPASATGIPRPSAPRPGAPRPGGPGQAAQRPGGFGQRPAGAGGFRPGGAGGARPAGAGGFRPGGAPAGAPGSNFGPNRPAGGGGRGRGPGGGTAGAFGRGGGKSKARKSKRTKRAEFELREAPSLGGVSVPRGDGKTSIRLRRGASITDFADKIDTSPGNLVTVLFHLGQMATATESLDEATFDILGEELGFKIEMVSPEDEDRELLSGFDIDLDQELDDETDDDLEARPPVVTVMGHVDHGKTRLLDAIRNANVVAGEAGGITQHIGAYQVMTEHEGIERAITFIDTPGHEAFTAMRARGAQVTDIAILVVAADDGIMPQTIEALNHAQAANVPIVVAVNKIDKEGANPAKVRQQLTEFGLVAEEYGGDTMFIDVSALNKIGIPDLLEAVLLTADAGLDMRANPNKDARGVAIEAKLDKGRGAVATVLIQSGTLEVGDAIVAGTAYGRVRAMFDENGTAVEFATPARPVSVLGLTSVPRAGDTFLVTDDDRTARQIAEKREAAERNALLARSRKRISLEDFTKALEDGKVESLNLIIKGDVSGAVEALEESLLKIEVDDSVQLRIIHRGVGAITESDVNLATIDNAIIIGFNVRPDTKARERSAREGVEVRFYSVIYAALEDVENALKGMLKPEFEEVQSGVAEIREIFRSSKFGNVAGVIVRSGTITRNAKARVIRDGVVVGDNLAIESLRRFKDDVTEVRTDFEAGIGLGKFNDIQIGDEIETIELKEKIRV, from the coding sequence GTGGCAAAACCACGCGTGCACGAGATCGCAGCAGAACTCGGCATTGACAGCAAGAAAGCCCTTGAGAAGCTCAAGGAAATGGGCGAGTTCGTCAAGGGACCGTCCTCCAGCATCGAACCTCCGGTAGCTCGCAAGCTGCGCGCCGCCCTCGAGGCCGATGGCATCAAGGCGCCCGAAAAGGCCGCGGCCCCGGCGGCCCCCGCCGCCCCCGCCCGCCCCACTCCCGCCCCCGTCGCCGAGGCTCCTGCGGCTCCGGCACCGAGTCCCGCCCCGGCGGCCCCCGCGGCCCCGGTAGCCGAGACCCCGGCTGCGACCCCGGCCACCCCGGCAGCTCCGGCCGCCGAGGGATCCAGCATCCCGCGCCCCGGAACGGCCAGGCCCGGAAACAACCCCTTCGCGAGCACCCAGGGGATGCAGCGTCCCGGCGCGCCCCGCCCGGGCAACAACCCCTATGCGTCCACGCAGGGCATGAACACCCGTCCGCCGGCCTCGGCGACCGGCATCCCTCGTCCGTCCGCTCCGCGCCCCGGCGCCCCGCGTCCCGGTGGACCGGGCCAGGCGGCTCAGCGTCCCGGTGGATTCGGACAGCGTCCGGCCGGTGCCGGTGGATTCCGTCCCGGTGGAGCCGGTGGGGCACGTCCCGCCGGTGCCGGTGGATTCCGTCCCGGTGGAGCTCCTGCCGGAGCTCCCGGCTCGAACTTCGGCCCGAACCGCCCCGCCGGCGGCGGCGGTCGCGGTCGCGGACCCGGCGGTGGCACCGCTGGTGCCTTCGGTCGCGGTGGCGGCAAGAGCAAGGCGCGCAAGTCGAAGCGCACGAAGAGGGCGGAATTCGAACTCCGCGAAGCTCCTTCGCTCGGTGGCGTCAGCGTTCCCCGTGGCGATGGAAAGACATCCATCCGTCTGCGCCGTGGCGCATCGATCACCGACTTCGCCGACAAGATCGACACGAGCCCCGGCAACCTGGTGACCGTGCTGTTCCACCTCGGCCAGATGGCGACCGCGACCGAATCCCTGGATGAGGCGACCTTCGACATCCTCGGTGAGGAGCTCGGCTTCAAGATCGAGATGGTCTCTCCGGAGGACGAGGATCGCGAGCTGCTCAGCGGCTTCGACATCGACCTCGACCAGGAGCTGGACGACGAGACCGACGACGACCTCGAGGCCCGCCCGCCCGTGGTCACCGTCATGGGTCACGTCGACCACGGAAAGACGCGCCTTCTCGACGCGATCCGCAATGCCAACGTCGTGGCCGGTGAGGCCGGGGGAATCACCCAGCACATCGGTGCCTACCAGGTCATGACGGAGCACGAGGGCATCGAACGCGCCATCACCTTCATCGACACCCCGGGCCACGAGGCGTTCACCGCGATGCGCGCCCGAGGCGCGCAGGTCACGGACATCGCGATCCTCGTGGTCGCGGCGGACGACGGCATCATGCCGCAGACCATCGAGGCCCTCAACCACGCGCAGGCCGCCAACGTGCCGATCGTGGTCGCGGTCAACAAGATCGACAAGGAGGGGGCCAACCCCGCCAAGGTGCGCCAGCAGCTCACCGAATTCGGTCTGGTCGCCGAGGAGTACGGCGGGGACACGATGTTCATCGACGTCTCCGCCCTCAACAAGATCGGCATCCCCGATCTTCTCGAGGCAGTTCTGCTCACCGCGGATGCCGGACTCGACATGCGCGCGAACCCCAACAAGGACGCGCGCGGTGTCGCCATCGAGGCCAAGCTCGACAAGGGACGAGGTGCGGTCGCGACCGTGCTCATCCAGTCGGGAACCCTCGAGGTCGGAGACGCGATCGTCGCCGGAACGGCCTACGGCCGCGTTCGCGCGATGTTCGACGAGAACGGCACGGCAGTCGAGTTCGCCACGCCCGCCCGCCCGGTCTCGGTGCTCGGACTCACTTCCGTTCCCCGCGCCGGTGACACCTTCCTCGTCACCGACGATGACCGCACGGCCCGCCAGATCGCCGAGAAGCGCGAAGCAGCGGAGCGCAACGCCCTGCTCGCCCGCAGCCGCAAGCGCATCAGCCTCGAGGACTTCACCAAGGCCCTCGAAGACGGCAAGGTCGAATCGCTCAACCTCATCATCAAGGGTGACGTCTCCGGTGCCGTCGAGGCGCTGGAAGAGTCGTTGCTCAAGATCGAGGTGGACGACAGCGTGCAGCTGCGCATCATCCACCGCGGTGTCGGTGCGATCACCGAGAGCGATGTCAACCTGGCGACGATCGACAACGCGATCATCATCGGATTCAACGTGCGCCCCGACACGAAGGCGCGCGAGCGCTCGGCCCGTGAAGGTGTCGAGGTGCGCTTCTACTCGGTCATCTACGCGGCCCTCGAGGACGTGGAGAACGCCCTCAAGGGAATGCTCAAGCCCGAGTTCGAAGAGGTGCAGTCCGGTGTCGCCGAGATCCGCGAGATCTTCCGCTCTTCCAAGTTCGGAAACGTCGCCGGTGTCATCGTGCGCAGTGGAACCATCACTCGAAACGCGAAGGCTCGCGTCATCCGCGATGGTGTCGTCGTCGGAGACAACCTCGCCATCGAGTCGCTGCGTCGATTCAAGGACGACGTCACCGAGGTGCGCACGGACTTCGAGGCCGGTATCGGTCTCGGTAAGTTCAACGACATCCAGATCGGCGACGAGATCGAGACGATCGAGCTCAAAGAGAAGATCCGGGTCTAA
- the rbfA gene encoding 30S ribosome-binding factor RbfA: MADPARAAKMADRIKVIIAKTLERGLKDPRLGFVTITDVKVTGDLQHASIFYTVYGTDEERADSAIALKSATGMLRSEVGKNITARLTPSLEFIADAVPENAKHIEALLAEAASRDSEIGGLRSTAKYAGDEDPYVKPRVIADDDED; this comes from the coding sequence ATGGCTGACCCGGCTCGCGCCGCCAAGATGGCGGACCGCATCAAGGTGATCATCGCGAAGACTCTCGAGCGAGGGCTCAAGGATCCGCGGTTGGGATTCGTGACGATCACCGATGTGAAGGTGACGGGCGACCTGCAGCACGCCTCGATCTTCTACACGGTCTACGGCACCGACGAGGAGCGTGCGGATTCCGCGATCGCCCTGAAGTCGGCAACGGGGATGCTGCGCAGCGAGGTCGGCAAGAACATCACCGCGAGGCTCACCCCTTCGCTCGAATTCATCGCCGACGCCGTGCCGGAGAACGCCAAGCACATCGAGGCGCTGCTCGCCGAAGCGGCCAGCCGCGACAGCGAGATCGGCGGGCTGCGCAGTACCGCGAAGTACGCCGGCGACGAGGATCCCTACGTCAAGCCCCGGGTTATCGCAGACGACGACGAAGACTGA
- a CDS encoding Fpg/Nei family DNA glycosylase, with the protein MPELPEIHAMVADLAARLEGRTVDRFQALSFAAMKTFDPPATALSGEVVRGVGRHGKYLDLEVGDLHLVMHLALLGWIRWREDPPPPPSRLGKGPVAARLVLDDGSGLDITEFGTKKSLAIWIVRDPAEVPGVARLGPDPLDPAFTLEAFAQILAGAGRAQIKGVLRSQSLIAGIGNAYSDEILHTAKMSPFKPASMSEDETARLFAALQSTLRGAIARAEGLSASELKKEKKSGLQVHGRTGLPCPVCGDTVRQVIFADSTFQYCPTCQTGGKPLADRVLSRLLK; encoded by the coding sequence GTGCCAGAGCTCCCCGAGATCCATGCGATGGTCGCGGACCTGGCCGCCCGGTTGGAGGGGCGCACCGTCGACCGGTTCCAGGCCCTGTCGTTCGCGGCGATGAAGACCTTCGACCCGCCCGCGACTGCCCTCTCTGGCGAGGTCGTACGGGGTGTGGGACGGCACGGAAAGTACCTCGACCTCGAAGTGGGTGACCTCCACCTCGTCATGCATCTTGCCCTGCTCGGCTGGATCCGCTGGCGCGAGGATCCGCCACCTCCTCCGTCGCGCCTCGGCAAGGGGCCGGTGGCCGCGAGACTGGTGCTCGATGACGGGTCCGGGCTCGACATCACCGAATTCGGCACGAAGAAGAGCCTGGCGATCTGGATCGTCCGCGACCCGGCAGAGGTGCCCGGCGTCGCGCGACTCGGACCCGATCCGCTCGATCCCGCCTTCACGCTCGAGGCCTTCGCGCAGATCCTCGCCGGCGCGGGCCGGGCGCAGATCAAGGGTGTGCTGCGCAGCCAGTCCCTGATCGCGGGCATCGGCAACGCCTACTCCGACGAGATCCTGCACACGGCGAAGATGTCGCCGTTCAAACCTGCCTCGATGTCCGAGGATGAGACAGCGCGGCTCTTCGCGGCGCTGCAGTCCACGTTGCGCGGCGCGATCGCCCGCGCGGAGGGGCTTTCCGCCTCCGAGCTGAAGAAGGAGAAGAAGTCGGGACTGCAGGTGCACGGGCGCACCGGGCTGCCGTGCCCGGTCTGCGGCGACACCGTGCGTCAGGTGATCTTCGCCGACTCGACGTTCCAGTACTGCCCGACCTGCCAGACCGGCGGCAAGCCGCTGGCAGACCGGGTGCTGTCACGCCTGTTGAAGTAG
- a CDS encoding A/G-specific adenine glycosylase — protein MSIAPAVNEWFVANQRDLPWRRAGFSAWGTLVSEIMLQQTPVVRVIPRLEEWLRRWPDPASLSAVPSGEAVRAWNRLGYPRRALYLHAAAVAITERHGGIVPRDVSELLALPGIGDYTARAVAVFAFGDRHPVVDTNVRRVIARAIDGNADAGPPSTKRDLAAMEALLPADDEGARTFNAGAMELGAIVCTARAPRCDECPLAAVCAWRAAGYPDYEGPRKQVQKKFEGSDRQVRGLILAELRASDVPVRATEIDTVWADDAQRSRALAGLLADGLVVGSPAHGYELPQ, from the coding sequence GTGAGCATCGCGCCGGCCGTCAACGAATGGTTCGTCGCCAACCAGCGGGATCTTCCCTGGCGCCGCGCGGGTTTCAGCGCCTGGGGCACCCTGGTGAGCGAGATCATGCTGCAGCAGACGCCGGTGGTGCGGGTGATCCCGCGATTGGAGGAGTGGCTGCGACGCTGGCCGGACCCGGCGTCGCTCTCCGCGGTACCCTCCGGCGAGGCGGTGCGGGCTTGGAACCGGCTGGGCTATCCCCGTCGCGCGCTGTACCTCCACGCGGCAGCGGTGGCCATCACCGAGCGCCACGGCGGAATCGTGCCGCGTGATGTCTCAGAGCTCCTCGCGTTGCCCGGAATCGGCGACTACACCGCGCGAGCGGTGGCGGTCTTCGCCTTCGGAGACCGGCATCCCGTTGTCGATACCAATGTGCGAAGAGTCATCGCCCGCGCGATCGACGGCAACGCCGATGCCGGTCCTCCGTCGACGAAGCGGGATCTCGCCGCCATGGAGGCGCTGCTGCCGGCCGACGACGAGGGTGCGCGAACCTTCAATGCCGGGGCGATGGAACTCGGCGCGATCGTCTGTACCGCTCGCGCGCCCCGGTGCGATGAGTGCCCCCTTGCGGCGGTGTGTGCCTGGCGAGCGGCAGGCTACCCGGACTACGAAGGCCCGCGAAAGCAGGTGCAGAAGAAGTTCGAGGGTTCAGATCGGCAGGTGCGTGGTCTCATCCTCGCCGAGTTGCGGGCCTCGGATGTGCCGGTGCGGGCCACCGAGATCGACACGGTCTGGGCGGATGATGCACAGCGCTCCCGGGCGCTCGCCGGCCTGCTCGCCGACGGGCTGGTGGTGGGGTCACCCGCGCACGGCTACGAACTGCCCCAGTAG
- a CDS encoding uridine kinase — protein MARWQPEKKDVLDALAAEIVSLYAGGRVVVAVDGMDGAGTGPFADDLAVALTATGRSVFRASIDDFHRSQAERLARGADSPEGYYRDSFDYSTFRRVLLEPFRMGGSTAFVTAAFDRARDLAVQSKWRTGPKDAILVVDGVFLNRPELAGLWNYSIWLDVPRELAEERMLGRDGPTENVERYRGGQELYLSETSPRTAASSIIDNRDLEHPRRVFADSC, from the coding sequence ATGGCCAGATGGCAGCCCGAAAAAAAGGATGTGCTCGACGCACTCGCCGCCGAGATCGTCTCCCTCTACGCCGGTGGACGCGTCGTCGTCGCCGTAGACGGGATGGATGGCGCAGGCACAGGCCCGTTCGCCGACGACCTCGCCGTCGCGCTCACCGCAACGGGACGCTCGGTATTCCGGGCATCCATCGACGACTTCCACCGCTCCCAGGCCGAACGTCTGGCGCGCGGCGCCGATTCGCCCGAGGGCTACTACCGGGACTCCTTCGACTACTCGACCTTCCGGCGCGTGCTGCTCGAGCCGTTCCGAATGGGAGGCAGCACGGCTTTCGTGACGGCGGCCTTCGATCGGGCGCGGGACCTCGCCGTGCAGTCGAAGTGGCGCACCGGCCCGAAGGACGCCATCCTCGTAGTCGACGGCGTCTTCCTCAACCGACCGGAGCTCGCCGGGCTCTGGAACTACTCGATCTGGCTCGACGTTCCCCGCGAACTCGCGGAAGAGCGCATGCTTGGCCGCGACGGACCCACCGAGAACGTCGAACGGTATCGCGGGGGTCAGGAGCTCTATCTCTCCGAGACCAGCCCGCGGACGGCCGCGTCGAGCATCATCGACAACCGGGATCTCGAGCACCCGAGACGGGTCTTCGCCGACTCCTGTTAG
- a CDS encoding ketopantoate reductase family protein, whose translation MRVAVIGAGAIGGTIAGLLARAGHEVQVVARGEQLAALADTGLRLTGGWGDFTVRVDAVEALTISPDIAFLTTKAQDAAVALRANAELLIGIPVVVVQNGLEAITTAKRAAPRSDIVGGLALYAASYLSPGTITITTTGPTFLGGPVLPALYASKILGAVMPVELTDNFEGAQWTKLIVNHVNGLSAATGLSVQEVIGNRDLRAIMTETMREAVRVARAAGIEFASLQGLSHSRLTAFARVPPVIAQLLPLLMKRRMGSRPNPGSTLQSIRRGQPTEIDYLNGAVVLRGEAVGVAVPVSAELVAMVHEVERAGEFLPVATVIDRMTVPLAR comes from the coding sequence ATGAGGGTAGCGGTGATCGGGGCCGGCGCAATCGGCGGCACCATCGCCGGTCTTCTCGCGCGGGCAGGGCACGAGGTGCAGGTCGTCGCGCGCGGCGAGCAACTCGCCGCGCTCGCGGACACGGGGCTGCGGCTCACCGGAGGTTGGGGCGACTTCACGGTGCGTGTCGACGCCGTCGAGGCCCTCACCATCTCCCCCGACATCGCCTTCCTCACCACCAAGGCGCAGGATGCCGCCGTCGCCCTCCGAGCGAACGCCGAACTGCTCATCGGCATCCCCGTCGTCGTCGTGCAGAACGGCCTCGAGGCCATCACGACCGCGAAGCGAGCGGCTCCCCGATCCGATATCGTCGGCGGGCTGGCGCTCTACGCCGCGTCCTATCTGTCTCCGGGCACGATCACCATCACCACGACAGGGCCGACATTCCTCGGCGGCCCTGTGCTGCCGGCGCTCTACGCCTCGAAGATCCTCGGTGCCGTGATGCCGGTGGAACTCACCGACAATTTCGAAGGCGCCCAATGGACGAAGCTCATCGTCAACCATGTCAACGGGTTGTCAGCCGCCACGGGCCTGAGCGTGCAGGAGGTCATCGGCAACCGTGACCTGCGCGCGATCATGACCGAGACGATGCGCGAGGCCGTGCGGGTGGCGCGGGCCGCCGGCATCGAATTCGCTTCACTGCAGGGACTCTCGCACTCACGACTTACGGCATTCGCCCGAGTTCCACCCGTCATCGCGCAACTGCTTCCCCTGCTGATGAAGCGGCGGATGGGATCGCGACCGAACCCGGGATCGACGCTCCAGAGCATCCGTCGCGGCCAGCCCACCGAGATCGACTACCTCAACGGAGCCGTCGTGCTTCGCGGGGAAGCCGTGGGGGTGGCGGTGCCGGTGAGCGCGGAGCTCGTGGCCATGGTTCACGAAGTCGAACGTGCCGGAGAATTCCTCCCGGTGGCCACTGTCATCGACAGGATGACGGTGCCCCTCGCCCGGTAG
- a CDS encoding MFS transporter: MTITVAAEPPIRTAQKRIPIWLAIVAASLPMFMATLDNLVMTSALPVIRTELDAGIDELQWFVNAYTLSFATFMLMAAALGDRLGRRSVFVAGIALFTVASALSAVSTEPWMLIVTRAIQGVGAAALMPLSLTLLVGSVSERMRPLAIGIWGGISGLGVALGPLIGGAVVEGWNWQAIFWINVPVGIIGIPLALLALPNGFGARVRADVVGLPLVGVGVLGLVYGIIRGNDAGWDSAEVLGSLVGGAVLVGAFVWWEGRASAPLLPLRLFRNRSFSVANLVGLSFSFGMFGSIFILIQFLQIVQGHSPLEAGVLTMPWTLAPMVVAPLAGLAASRVGTRVLIVAGLLFQAVGVFWLSRTMSVDASYSNLVGAFVFAGIGMGLVFAPSSTAVLAGIAEPDRAKASGTNSTLREIGVALGIAVLTAVFTGAGGQLTPTGYVDAAIPAVTVGAAVLLGSAVVALFLPSRRDSIPPR, encoded by the coding sequence ATGACCATCACCGTTGCCGCCGAGCCGCCCATCCGCACGGCGCAGAAGCGCATCCCGATCTGGCTGGCCATCGTCGCCGCATCGCTCCCGATGTTCATGGCGACCCTCGACAACCTCGTGATGACCAGCGCACTGCCGGTCATCCGCACCGAACTCGATGCGGGCATCGACGAGCTTCAATGGTTCGTGAATGCCTACACCTTGAGCTTCGCCACCTTCATGCTCATGGCCGCAGCGCTCGGAGATCGACTCGGACGGCGCTCCGTCTTCGTCGCGGGCATCGCGCTGTTCACCGTCGCCTCCGCACTCTCCGCGGTCAGCACCGAACCCTGGATGCTCATCGTCACCCGCGCCATTCAGGGGGTCGGTGCCGCCGCGCTCATGCCCCTGTCCCTCACCCTGCTCGTCGGCTCGGTGAGCGAGCGAATGCGTCCGCTCGCCATCGGCATCTGGGGAGGCATCTCCGGGCTCGGCGTCGCGCTCGGTCCGCTCATCGGCGGTGCCGTCGTCGAGGGCTGGAACTGGCAGGCGATCTTCTGGATCAATGTACCCGTGGGGATCATCGGCATCCCCCTCGCGCTTCTCGCACTCCCCAACGGTTTCGGCGCGCGGGTTCGGGCCGATGTCGTCGGACTGCCCCTCGTGGGTGTGGGGGTTCTCGGGCTGGTCTACGGCATCATCCGCGGCAACGATGCCGGATGGGACAGTGCGGAAGTGCTCGGCTCCCTGGTGGGAGGTGCTGTGCTTGTCGGCGCCTTCGTGTGGTGGGAGGGGCGGGCATCCGCTCCCCTGCTCCCATTGAGGCTGTTTCGCAACCGAAGCTTCAGCGTGGCCAATCTCGTCGGGCTCAGCTTCAGCTTCGGCATGTTCGGCTCGATCTTCATCCTGATCCAGTTCCTCCAGATCGTGCAGGGGCACTCCCCCCTCGAAGCGGGAGTGTTGACGATGCCCTGGACGCTCGCCCCGATGGTGGTCGCCCCTCTCGCCGGGCTCGCGGCCTCACGCGTCGGCACCCGGGTGCTCATCGTCGCCGGACTCCTCTTCCAGGCGGTCGGTGTGTTCTGGCTCTCCCGCACCATGAGTGTGGACGCCTCCTACAGCAACCTGGTCGGCGCCTTCGTCTTCGCCGGCATCGGCATGGGGCTCGTCTTCGCACCCTCGTCGACCGCTGTGCTCGCGGGGATCGCCGAGCCGGACCGGGCCAAGGCGAGCGGCACCAATTCGACCCTCCGCGAGATCGGGGTCGCCCTCGGGATCGCCGTTCTCACCGCGGTCTTCACCGGCGCTGGTGGGCAGCTCACCCCCACCGGCTATGTGGATGCCGCGATTCCGGCGGTCACCGTCGGGGCGGCGGTGCTGCTCGGGTCGGCCGTGGTCGCCCTCTTCCTCCCGTCCCGGCGGGACTCGATTCCTCCCCGGTGA
- a CDS encoding TetR/AcrR family transcriptional regulator gives MSFPETETDVPLTRMRAGERRELILDAAMRVFGDHGYVGTTTAEIARAAAVSQPYVVRMFGTKEKLFVEVLHRALDTLLAAFRAALAEESEVPVSRRIGLAYVGLAAHRGLLLSLMHAFVLGGDAGVGPVAREGFLRVYSFLRDEAGFTVDESQNFLSGGMLINTMIGLRMTDEFDRDPSARELLTAAFPEKLDLMRSLTIPVSDPPSPSARDSLA, from the coding sequence GTGAGCTTCCCCGAGACCGAGACTGATGTGCCCCTGACCAGGATGCGGGCGGGAGAGCGTCGAGAGCTCATCCTCGACGCGGCGATGCGGGTGTTCGGCGATCACGGCTATGTCGGCACCACGACCGCGGAGATCGCGCGGGCGGCCGCGGTAAGCCAGCCCTACGTGGTGAGGATGTTCGGCACAAAGGAGAAGCTCTTCGTCGAGGTGCTGCATCGCGCGCTCGACACGCTGCTCGCTGCTTTCCGGGCGGCGCTCGCCGAGGAATCCGAGGTGCCGGTGTCACGACGGATAGGCCTCGCCTACGTGGGACTCGCGGCGCATCGGGGTCTCCTGCTCTCGCTCATGCACGCTTTCGTGCTCGGCGGGGATGCCGGCGTCGGCCCGGTGGCCCGCGAGGGTTTTCTCCGCGTCTACAGTTTTCTGCGCGACGAAGCGGGCTTCACCGTCGACGAATCGCAGAACTTCCTCTCGGGTGGCATGCTGATCAATACCATGATCGGACTGCGGATGACTGACGAATTCGATCGAGACCCGAGCGCCCGAGAGCTCCTCACGGCGGCCTTCCCCGAGAAGCTCGACCTGATGCGAAGCCTCACGATCCCCGTTTCGGATCCTCCCTCCCCTTCCGCCAGGGACTCGCTCGCGTGA
- the truB gene encoding tRNA pseudouridine(55) synthase TruB, which translates to MTEALGRSGILLIDKPAGITSHDVVARTRKRAGTRKVGHAGTLDPMATGLLVLGINNSTRLLTYLVGLDKEYFATIRLGAATNTDDAEGEETAVAEPEAVASLTEAAISAALLPLRGAISQVPSSVSAIRVDGKRAYSLVREGETVELAPRSVTVSALEVLASRRHEGFYDLDVRVRCSSGTYIRAIARDLGAALGVGGHLTALRRSMIGPFSVSDAAELESLDVGAALLSPATIAAGLFPVLALDSDQAVDLGHGKRLVADRPEGAPGPVAAIAPDGRLVGLLEFANGVGKPIVNFPPDILTAPVVTS; encoded by the coding sequence GTGACCGAGGCACTCGGCCGCAGCGGCATCCTGCTCATCGACAAGCCCGCGGGAATCACCAGTCATGACGTGGTGGCGCGCACCCGAAAGCGTGCGGGGACGCGCAAGGTGGGTCACGCCGGCACTCTCGACCCGATGGCCACCGGCCTCCTCGTGCTCGGCATCAACAACTCGACCCGACTGCTCACCTACCTGGTCGGGCTCGACAAGGAGTACTTCGCGACCATCCGTCTCGGGGCCGCGACCAACACCGACGATGCGGAGGGGGAAGAGACGGCGGTGGCTGAGCCCGAGGCGGTCGCGAGCCTCACCGAGGCGGCGATCTCCGCCGCGCTCCTGCCGCTGCGGGGGGCGATCAGCCAGGTGCCGAGCAGCGTGAGCGCCATCAGGGTCGACGGCAAACGGGCCTACAGTCTCGTGCGCGAGGGGGAGACCGTCGAGCTGGCGCCGCGCTCCGTGACCGTCTCCGCCCTCGAAGTGCTCGCCTCGCGTCGACACGAGGGCTTCTACGATCTCGATGTGAGAGTGCGCTGCAGCTCGGGCACCTACATCCGCGCGATAGCCCGAGACCTCGGTGCCGCGCTCGGCGTCGGTGGTCACCTGACCGCTCTCCGGCGAAGCATGATCGGCCCATTCAGCGTCTCGGATGCCGCGGAGCTCGAATCGCTCGATGTGGGCGCAGCACTGCTCTCGCCGGCCACCATCGCGGCCGGACTGTTCCCGGTCCTCGCGCTCGACTCCGACCAGGCGGTGGACCTCGGCCATGGAAAGCGACTCGTCGCCGATCGTCCGGAAGGTGCGCCGGGGCCCGTCGCGGCGATCGCGCCGGACGGGCGACTGGTCGGCCTGCTGGAGTTCGCCAATGGCGTCGGCAAGCCGATCGTGAACTTTCCGCCGGACATCCTCACCGCACCGGTCGTGACGTCGTGA
- a CDS encoding bifunctional riboflavin kinase/FAD synthetase — translation MKFFASLAEVPADFGPSAVTIGKFDGVHSGHRSVIARLRLEAAEAGLVSTVLTFDRHPLALLSPDARPESLTSNEQKREVLETTGIDAVVMIEFTHDFSVQEPQDFVTDVLVGTLHAKLVFIGPDFKFGHRGLGSIELLERLGLEYGFEVRMIEAVRPLGDRVISSTWIRDLLAEGRVAEAASLLERLPTVRGIVVPGERRGRELGYPTANLARAVEGYVPADGVYAAYATVDGRTMPAAVSIGNNPTFVGVPDKQIEAHLLDEDLDLYGKTVEIAFVEYIRGMEKFASVEELVTQMTHDEARVRQLLGMPERTTPIGPTT, via the coding sequence ATGAAGTTCTTCGCATCCCTCGCCGAGGTTCCTGCCGACTTCGGGCCTTCCGCCGTCACCATCGGAAAGTTCGACGGGGTCCACTCCGGGCACCGGAGCGTGATCGCACGGCTGCGTCTCGAAGCCGCCGAGGCGGGACTCGTCTCGACGGTGCTCACCTTCGACCGGCATCCGCTCGCTCTGTTGAGCCCGGATGCCCGCCCCGAGAGTCTCACGAGCAACGAACAGAAGCGTGAGGTTCTGGAGACCACCGGCATCGACGCCGTCGTCATGATCGAATTCACCCACGACTTCAGCGTGCAGGAGCCCCAGGACTTCGTGACGGATGTGCTGGTCGGCACCCTTCACGCGAAGCTGGTGTTCATCGGTCCCGACTTCAAATTCGGACACCGTGGACTCGGCAGCATCGAATTGCTCGAGCGGCTCGGTCTCGAGTACGGATTCGAGGTGCGGATGATCGAGGCAGTGCGTCCCCTCGGTGACCGGGTGATCTCGTCCACCTGGATTCGCGACCTGCTCGCCGAAGGCCGGGTCGCCGAGGCGGCGTCCCTGCTCGAGCGGTTGCCGACCGTGCGCGGGATCGTGGTGCCGGGGGAGCGCCGAGGTCGCGAGCTCGGATACCCGACCGCCAATCTCGCCCGAGCCGTCGAGGGCTACGTGCCGGCAGACGGGGTGTATGCCGCCTACGCGACTGTCGACGGGCGCACCATGCCGGCCGCGGTTTCCATCGGCAACAATCCGACCTTCGTCGGGGTGCCCGACAAACAGATCGAGGCACACCTGCTCGACGAAGATCTCGATCTCTACGGCAAGACCGTGGAGATCGCCTTCGTCGAATACATCCGCGGCATGGAGAAGTTCGCCAGCGTGGAGGAGCTCGTCACCCAGATGACCCATGACGAGGCCCGGGTGCGCCAGTTGCTCGGGATGCCGGAGCGCACGACTCCGATCGGGCCGACAACCTAG